The genomic stretch TGGCTAAAATCGAATATAAAGACTTACTGGATGCTGGTGTCCACTTTGGACACTTAACAAGAAAGTGGGATCCAAGAATGGCGCCGTATATCTTCATGGAGAAGAACGGTATCCATATCATTGATCTGAACAAAACGCTCGTGTGCCTTGATGAAGCATCCAACGCACTCAAGCAAATCGTACGCTCCGGCAAAAAAGTGATGTTCGTGGCGACCAAAAAGCAAGCCAAGGACTTGGTAGCTGAAGAAGCAGCAAGACTAAAAATGCCCTTCGTGACCGAAAGATGGCTAGGTGGTATGATGACCAACTTCGCCACTATCCGCAAGTCACTTAAGAAGATGTCTTCCATCGACAAGTTGATGAAAGAAGAGTCTTACACCAACCTTGCGAAAAAGGAACGTCTGATGGTCACCAGACAGCGCGAAAAACTTGAAAACGTACTGGGCGGTATTGCTGACCTTACACGTCTTCCTGCAGCGCTATTTGTAGTGGACATCAAAAGAGAACACATTGCAATTGCCGAAGCCAAAAAGCTTGGTATCCCTGTTTTCGCCTTGGTAGATACTAACTCCAACCCTGGAGAAGCGGATTTCCCAATCCCTGCCAATGACGATGCATTCAAATCCATTTCATTGTTGGTAAAAGCGGTCGGTTCTGCTATTGAAGAAGGACTTTCTGAAAGAAAGAAAGACAAAGAAGAGGCAAAACTCTCTGAAGAGGAAGAAGCAAAGAAAGCTGCTGACGCCGAAACCAAAGAATAATCCACTATGATTTAATGATAACAGAAAATTGAACATACGGTAAACTACCTATGTTCAATTTTTTTGTTATTGCCTACTCGTTTTGACGCTTCCTGAGAGGAAAAACGATCATATTATATAAGTCATCATCACTATTAAAAATATCAAACAATGGCTATTACTGCACAAGATGTAAACAAACTAAGACAAATGACTGGTGCCGGTATGATGGACTGTAAA from Echinicola soli encodes the following:
- the rpsB gene encoding 30S ribosomal protein S2; protein product: MAKIEYKDLLDAGVHFGHLTRKWDPRMAPYIFMEKNGIHIIDLNKTLVCLDEASNALKQIVRSGKKVMFVATKKQAKDLVAEEAARLKMPFVTERWLGGMMTNFATIRKSLKKMSSIDKLMKEESYTNLAKKERLMVTRQREKLENVLGGIADLTRLPAALFVVDIKREHIAIAEAKKLGIPVFALVDTNSNPGEADFPIPANDDAFKSISLLVKAVGSAIEEGLSERKKDKEEAKLSEEEEAKKAADAETKE